The nucleotide window TGCCACCCGAGTTTTTCGACGGCGAGGAAACCGGAGCCGTACCCGAGGCCAACGGAACGCCGCGCACTGACGTCATCCTCGTCGAGTTCGGTTCACCACTCGTCGCGGCCCACGAACTCGGTCACTACTTCCTCGGCGGTGACGAGGCCTACGCCGGGGCTGGTGTCCCGGACGACGACAGCGGCGCCCACGCCGGCGATTCGGTCACCTCGACTGGCCTCGAGATCCAGGGCGAGAAATTCGCCGTCCACCCGGGCCGGAGGTCGGTGATGGCCTCGAGCGGGAGCGACCTCTGGCCGGACGCTCACTTCACCCAGCAGTTAATCGACGGCGAGTTCGACGCCGAGACGACGTCACTCGCCGGGGGCGTCGTCGATGCGATCGGCGACATGATCAGAGGACTGGCGTTCGCCGGTAGCGGACTCGACCGGCTCGAAAGCAGCCCGGAGACCGACCACGTCGATATCGTCGACGCGATCGAGACGGTCGACGAGGCCACCGAGCGACTCGCGGAGACGCAGTCGGACGCGAACTCCCAGTTCCAGGTGCCAGATCTGCCCCCGGACCTCGAGGACGACCTCGACACAGCGGGCGAGGCGCTCCAGCGCGTCGGCCGGGACCTCCAGGGTGGCCCACCGGCTGCCGTCCCCCATCCAGACGGCGGGGGGACGACCACGGCCACCGCCGCCGGGCAGTGGACCGAGCGACTCGGCGAGCGCCTCTGCGACGACGCCAGCGACCTCCAGACGGACGCGATCGACTGGATGCTCCGGGTCGTCGGCTACATCGACGACGAGTTGACCGTCGAAGCCGAGGTCATCCCGGTCCTCGACCGCCCCGCGGAGGGAGACACCGAGGAGTCGATCGTCGCGCGGGGGCCTGGCGGGGCCGAGTTGGCCCGCGGGGACGCCACCGCGTTGATCGAGAGCGTCAGCACCGCCGGTCGCGAGTCGATCGACGGCGCCGTCTCCGGGATCGTCCGGGTGCCCGCCGAGACGACGACCGTCGAGGTGCGCGTCTCCACGGACGGCAGCGAGCACCACACGACGATCGATCCCGTCGTCGATCCGGTCCGAGCAGGACTGGACGGACTGCCGAGCGCGGCGGTCACCGATCCCGACGGCCTGGACACCGCAGCCGCGGCCCTCGAGCGCGCGAGCGAGCAACTCGCCGAGGGGAACCGCGACGCCGCCGTGGAGACGCTCCGGAGCGCGCGAGACGATCTGGAGCGCGCGGTCGACGCTGACGCCGAATCCGGGCCCGGCGAAGCCGATCCCGGGGCCGTACTTGCCCGACTCGACGGACAGATCGACCGGGTGCGCGGCGTCGGTGAGTCCGATGGGTGGGGCCTGCTCCCCTGGCTGATCGGCGGTGGCGTCCTGGCCGGCGGCGGATTGGTGACCGGCGGTGTCGTCACCGGTGGGCTACTCTACCGATATCGCAACGCGATTTTCGGTGGCGGAGAAAACGACGGGCCCGATTCTGAGGCCTCTTAGATGTCCTCGACACTGTGTCGAGAGCGGTGATCACACCGTCGGTCGTGATCACGGCCAGTGCCGGACGAGTGAGTGCCCCACGACGACGGCAGGAAAGGCCGACGGGTGACCAGTCGCCGGAGTTCGATCGTCGTCGAAGCTCCGGTATCGTCTCAGTTCTCCGGGTGGGACTTCTCGCGCACGACACGCGTGCCCGCGAGTCGATCACCCAGGCGGCGGTAATCGTCACGACCGACCAGCACGACGATTTCGACCAGCCCCCACGCCCCGATCAGAGCCAGCGCCATCGGGTCGAAAAGCCAGTTGATCACCGGGATGCCGCCGAGCAGACCGGCGAGGACGATTACCACCGGGAGCGGCACCAGCAAGACCGCGGTCCGGGTGACGGACTGCCGCAGCGTCATCGCAGTGCCGTCCGAAGAGACGGCACGCAGATCGAACAACTCCTTCCCGAGCGTCTGCCCAGCAAGGATCGGCGCGCCGGCGTAGTAGCCCACCCACAGCACGGTCAGCGTCACCCACTTGATCACGGCGAGGACGGCGCTCATCACCACCGTCGCCCCGATAATGGTGGCGAACGCTTCGATTTCAGCGGATTCAGACGCGTACGATTCCGGCGAGAGAGCGCCGAGCAGGACAGCGCCCAGAAGCTGATTGATGGCATAGAAGAATCCGATCGCGAACACGAGCACTCCGCCAGCGACGAGCGCATCCACCCCAGCGGCGAGCAGACGGTCCTGAAGATACTCGTCGTCGGTGTCGGGCATGTCCGATCGGTCGATCGGCCGTGGGATATGCGTCACGACACGAGCGCCCGGACCGTCGAGCGTCTCGATGCTCGCGAGGGACGGGCGCTCGGACGGGCGCTCGGGCGGGCACCCGGATGGAAAGCGGTCACAGAGAGGCGTTCGGGAGTGACCCCTCTCCTCTTCCCCCCCCTTCCCACCCCCAAACGTGGTAGACGCCGCCTACCCCCCATCGAGGCGCGTGTGAACGGCCCGCACTGCCGACGAGAAGCGGACCCTTTTTGGGTGTCGGCGGGAGAGAACCGGCACAGTCTAGTGTCACGGCGGGGAAGCGCCCCGGCATGACGCTCAGCCTGCTCGTGCCGTCGTCGCTCACGCGGGAAGCCCCGGACAAACGCGAAGCGACCCGGAAGATCGGTACCGTCGCTCGGACGGCGGTGATCTTCGGGGTCGACCGGATCACGGTCTATCCGGATCCGGACGGGGACGCCGCCCGCGGCGGCGGGTTCGTCGCCACGGTGTTGGCCTACGCCGCCACACCCCCCTACCTCCGAAAGGACGTATGGGACAGGCGGGACGAACTGGAGCAAGTTGGCGTCTTGCCGCCGCTCCGCGTCGGAACACGGACCGGCTCCGGATCGGACGATTCGGGGTCGTTGAGACAGGGACTCGTGACCGAGGTCGGATCTGATGGGCGCGTCCGGGTCAATTGCGGACTGCAACACCCGATCTCCCTGCCCGTTCCGGGCGACCGGAGCGTTCGCAAGGGAGAGCGCGTCACCGTCAGGATCTCTTCGAGACGACCGGTCCGCGCGAAGATCGTCGACCACGACCCACCGGGGTACAGTGTCGACCGAGCGGACCTGGACACCGCGCTCGATCGAGCCGATTCCGGACTCCGGGTGGCTGCGTCGCGACACGGCGTGGCGACCACGACCGGCCGGCTCGATCGACTCGTCGGAGCGATCGCCGATCGCGGCGGACTGACCGTCGCCTTTGGCGCACCCGAACGCGGTCTCCCGGCCATCCTCGGCCGGGACCCGCCGGCAGCAGAGTGGCCGGCAGACCTGGAGTCCGGATCGGACGGCGACCGATTCGACCTCTGGCTCAACACGATCCCGGATCAGGGCAGCGAGGTCGTTCGCACCGAAGAGGCTGCGATCGCGACGCTCGCCTGCCTGACGCTGACGGAGTGAGAACGCGATGCCACAACCAAACCGACCACGGAAAGGCTCGATGGGCTTCAGCCCGCGCTCGCGAGCGGCCAGCGAGACGCCACGATTCGAGAGTTGGCCAGACGACGACGGCCAGCCCTCGATCCAGGGCTTCGCCGGCTACAAAGCCGGCATGACCCACGTGGTGATGATCGAAGACCGCCCCGACGCCCCCCGCGAGGGGATGGAGACGACGGTGCCGGTCACGGTCGTCGAGACACCGCCGATGCGCGCGGTGGCCCTCCGAGCCTACGAAGAGACGCCGTACGGCCTGCGCCCACTGACGGAGGTCTGGACCGACGAGTTCCACGCGGACCTCGATCGCGCCCTGGACCTGCCCGAGGGCCCGGCCGGCGGCACTGAAGCACAGATCCGAGACGCCATCGAATCGGGCGATCTGGGCGACCTGCGGGTCATCACCCACACGGTCCCCGAGATGCTCGACGGCGTCCCGAAGAACAAACCCGACGTGATGGAGACGCGCCTCGGCGGCGGCACGCTCGAAGATCGGCTGGAGCACGGCCTCGAACTCATCGAGGACGGTGGAGAACACGGCGTCAACGACGTGTTCCGTGCCGGCGAGTACGCCGACATCGCAGGCGTCACCAAGGGCAAGGGCACCCAGGGCCCCGTCAAGCGCTGGGGCGTCCAGAAACGAAAGGGGAAACACGCCCGCCAGGGCTGGCGCCGACGCATCGGCAACCTCGGCCCGTGGAACCCCTCCCGGGTGCGCTCGACGGTGCCCCAGCAGGGGCAGATGGGCTACCACCAGCGGACCGAACTCAACAAGCGCCTCATCGACATCGACGAAGAGGGCGTCACCCCCGACGGTGGCTTCGTCAACTACGGCGAGGTCGAGGGGTCGTACACGCTGGTGAAAGGCTCGGTGCCCGGTCCGCAGTCCCGTCTGGTGCGCCTGCGGCCGGCCGTCCGGCCGACCGACCAGCCGCGTCTCGACCCCGAGGTGCGGTACGTTTCCACGGAGTCTAACCAGGGATAACCCATGCAGGTACCAGTACGCGACCTGGACGGCGAGGCCGAGGGCGAGCGAGAGCTGCCCGAGGCCTTCGAGACGCCCGTTCGACCGGAACTGATCCGGCGGGCCGTCCACGCCGCCCAGGCCAATCGCACGCAGGATTACGGCACAGACGAGTACGCGGGCCTTCGAACGCCCGCGGAATCGTTCGGTAGCGGTCGCGGTCAGGCCCACGTGCCCCGCCAGAACGGCGTCGGGAAACGCGTTCCCCACGCCACCGGCGGGCGCGCGTCCCACGGGCCGACGACCGACACCGACCGGACGAAATCGATCAACGACAAAGAGCGCAAACTCGCCGTTCGATCGGCGGTCGCAGCGACCGCCGACCCCGAACTGGTCGAAGAGCGCGGGCACGTCTTCGACGACGACATCGACCTTCCGATCGTCCTCGACGACGAGTTCGAAGACCTCGAAAAGACCCAGGATGCGCTGGCAGCCTTCGAGGCGCTGGGTCTCGCGGGCGACGTCGAGCGCGCCGACGAGACGAGCGTCAAGGCCGGCCGTGGGACGACCCGCGGACGGGGCCGTCGACGCCCGACCGCAGTGCTCGTCGTCACGAGCGAGGAGCCCTCGCGGGCCGCTCGCAACCTCGCTGGGGTCGACGTGACCACCGGCCGCGAAGTGGACGCCGAGGACCTCGCACCGGGCGGCCAGCCCGGTCGGCTGACCGTCTGGACTCAATCGGCGCTGGAGGAGGTGGCCGAGCGATGACCGATCCGATCGATATCATCGAGCACCCGACCGTCACGGAGAAGGCGATGGACAAGATGGACTTCGAGAACAAACTCCAGTTCATCGTCGACATCGACGCCGCCAAACCCGAGATTCGGGATGCGATCGAAGAGCAGTTCGACGTCTCGGTCACCTCGGTGAACACCCAGGTGACCATGGACGGCACGAAAAAAGCTGAAGTCACGCTCTCGGCCAGCGACGACGCCGAGGAAGTGGCCTCGCGAATCGGGGTGTTCTGAACATGGGACGACCGACTCAAGGCCAGCGACGCGGGCGCGGCAGTTCGACGTTCCGTGCGCCCTCCCATCGCTACAAGGCGAACCTGGAACACCACGAGACGACCGACGAGGAGACGATCAGCGGCGAGGTCGTCGACATCGAGCACGACCCCGCGCGCAGTGCGCCGATCGCGGTCGTCGAATTCGACGACGGCGGCGACGAGCCAGACCAGCGGATGGTGCTCGTCCCCGAAGGCGTCGGCGTCGGTGACGAACTCCAGATCGGCATTTCCGCCGCTGTGGAGCCGGGCAACACGATGCCGCTCTCGGAGATTCCCGAGGGCGTCCCGATCTGTAACGTCGAGTCCAACCCGGGCGACGGCGGGGTCTTCGCGCGCGCATCTGGCGTGAACGCCCGCCTGATGGCTCACGACCGCAATGTGGCGGTCGTCCAGCTGCCCAGCGACGAAGTCAAGCGGCTCGACCCGGACTGCCGGGCGACGATCGGCGTCGTCGCGGGCGGTGGCCGGACGGACAAGCCGATGGTGAAAGCCGGGAACAAGTACCACAAGATGGCTGCACGCGGGACGAAATGGCCCAGCGTGAGCGGCGTCGCGATGAACGCCATCGACCACCCCTTCGGTGGGGGCGGTCGCCAGCACCCCGGTCGACCCAAATCCGTTTCGCGGAACGCCCCGCCGGGTCAGAAGGTCGGGGACATCTCCTCGCGACGGACCGGACGCGGTGGTGACGACGAATGAGTTCTGTCACACGCTCCGCGCGCGACACCCTCATGAGTCTCACCGGAGGTGAGAACGAATGAGTTCTAGTGATTACCAGATCGGCCACGAGGGTGAGTTCACCTACCGTGGCTACACGGTCGACGAGTTGCAGGAGATGTCGGTCGACGAGGTCGCGGAACTGCTCCCCGCACGCCAGCGGCGAACTATCGAGCGCGGCCTGTCCTACGAGAAAGAACAGCTTCTCGAAGCGGCCCGCGAGGCCGGTGAAGAAGAGACTGCGAACGACCCGATCCGGACGCACCTCCGGGACATGCCGATTCTCCCGGACTTTATCGGGATCACCTTCGCGGTCCACACTGGCCAGGCCTTCGAGCGCGTGAAGGTCGAACCCGAAATGCTCGGGCATTACCTCGGGGAGTTCCAACTCACCCGGACGTCGGTCGAGCACGGACAGGCCGGCATCGGAGCGACGCGCTCCTCCAAGTTCGTGCCACTCAAATAACCCATGGGAATCAGCTACAGTGTCGACGTCGATCCCGATCGCACGGCGAAAGCCATGCTCCGGGAACGACAGGTAAGCCACAAGCACAGCAAGGCCATCGCGCGCGAGATCAAGGGCCGCACCGCCGGCGACGCCCTCGACTATCTCGACAGCGTCATCGAGGGCGAGCGGTCCGTCCCGTTCAAGTCCCACAACACCGGCGTCGGACATCGCTCGGACATCGAGGGCTGGGACGCGGGCCGGTACCCCGAGAAGGCCGCCGGGGCCTTCGTGGACCTCCTGGAGAACGCGGTCGGCAACGCCGACCACCAGGGGTTCGACGGGGAGTCGATGACCATCGCCCACGTCGCCGCCCACAAGGTCGGTGAGAGCGAGGGGCGCAAGCCCCGGGCGATGGGGCGGGCCAGTCCCTGGAACACCCCCGAGGTCGACGTCGAGTTGATCCTCGAAGCACCGGAGGGTGATGCCTGATGGCCGACGAACTGCAGTTCATCGAGGACGGCCTCCAGCGCACCCAGATCGACGAGTTCTTCGAAGACGAACTCGGTCGAGCGGGCTACGGCGGCATGGACGTCGCCAAGACGCCGATGGGGACCCAGATCGTCCTCAGGGCCGAGAAACCCGGCATGGTGATCGGGAAAGGCGGGAAGAACATCCGCAAGATCACCACCGAACTCGAAAACCGCTTCGGCCTCGAAGACCCCCAGGTCGACGTGCAGGAGGTCGACGAACCCGACCTGAACGCGAAGATCGTCGCTGATCGCCTGGCGAACGCGCTCGAACGCGGCTGGTACTTCCGCAAGGCCGGCCACACCACGATCGACCGGATCATGGACGCCGGCGCGAAGGGTGCCGAGATCGTCCTCAGCGGGAAGGTCACCGGCGCGCGCTCGCGCGTCGAGAAGTTCAACCGCGGGTACATCAAGCACAACGGCGAACCCGCCCAGGAGATCGTCGACCACGGACAGGGCGTCGCCGTCATGAAACTCGGCACGATCGGGGTGGACGTGAAGATCATCCCGCCCGAGGCCGAGTTGCCCGACGACTTCGAGGTCTACGACGACATCGACGTCAGCGAGTACGTCGAGGACGTCGAAGAGGGCTCCGTCGAGGAGCTGCTCGCGGGCGAACCCGAAGAGGGTCCCGAGGGCGACGCTGCCGACGACCTCGTCGAGGCCGACGACGCCGCGGAGGCCGAGGAGGCCGACGTGGACGAGGCAGACGACGCGCCCGACGAAGAGGCGATCGAGACGCCCGATCCCGACGCCGTCGAGGAGGAACTCGACGACCTCGACGAGGAGACCGAGGCTGACGCCGAAGAGCTCCTCGACGAGATGGACGAACAGAGTGACGAGGACAGCGAGGGTGACGACGAATGAGTATCGTTCACCCGACGGAGCTTCGAGACATGACGCCGGCCGAGCGCGAGGCCGAACTGGAAGACCTCCAGACCGAGCTGATGAACTCCGAGGCCGTGAAGGCCACTGGCGGCCAGCCCGAGAACCCCGGTCGGATCTCGGAACTGCGCAAGGCCATCGCACGGATCAAGACGATTCAGCGCGAGGAGGGGGACCTGGACTGATGGCCCTGACGCCCGCGACGCTCCCGCGACACGAACTGACCGGCCTGCCCGCACGCGTGCGGGCGGCCGCCGACGAGGGTCGGGTCGGAACGACCGGCCGGATCACCGCCGAGACGACTGCAACGCTGACGATCGCGACGAGCGAGCGGGCGCTCCAGGTGCCCAAGCGGGGGACAACGTTCGCGATCGGCGTCCCACGCGACGGCGACCACCGGCGAGCGGCGATCGACGCCGCCGACGCCGAGTGGGTCGCAGTCAGCGGCGACCGCCTGATCGCACGCCCCGCACGACGGACCGAACATAGAGGTGACTCAACATGGCGCTAGGACTGAACGTCGACCGACCGGACGCGACCTGTGACGACGATAACTGCCCGTTCCACGGCACGCTCAGCGTGCGCGGGCAGACGATCGAGGGCACAGTCGCGTCCACGGACATGGACAAGACCGTAATCGTCGAACGAGAGTACGACGTGGGTGTCCCGAAATACGACCGGCTGATGAAACGCCGGTCACGGGTCCCCGCGCACGCTCCCGAGTGTCTCGACCTCTCGGAGGGCGCGACCGTGACGATCGCTGAGTGTCGACCACTCTCGAAGACGAAAAGCCACGTCGTCGTCGACGTGGCCGAGGCATCGGACGAGCCCGGAGGTGCGGACTGATGGAGGCGTTGAACGCCGACGTCACACAGGGCCTCGAAAAGGGATCGATCATCAACTGTGCGGACAACACCGGCGCACGCGAGCTGAAAGTCATCAGCGTGGCCAACTACGGCGGGACGAAAAACCGCCACCCGAAGGCCGGCCTCGGTGACAAGATCACCGTCTCGGTGACGAAAGGCACGCCGGAGATGCGCCGCCAGGTCCTCGAAGCGGTCGTGATCCGCCAGCGCAAGCCCGTCCGACGGCCGGACGGCACGCGGGTCAAATACGAGGACAACGCCGCCGTCATCGTCGACGAGAACGACGACCCCCGCGGCAACGAGATCAAGGGGCCGGTCGCCCGCGAGGTGGCCGAACGGTTCGGCGCGATCGGATCGACCGCGACGATGATCGTCTAACAATGACTGAACAACCACACAAACAACGCAAGCGACAGGCGAACGCGTCGCTGCACGAGCGACACGCCCAGGTCCGATCGACACTGACCGGTGACCTCCGCGAGGAGTACGGCCAGCGATCGGTCCGGGTCAACGAGGGCGACACCGTCGAGGTCATGCGTGGCGACTACGCGGGCGAGACCGGCGAGGTCGTCAACGTCGACCTGAAAGACGCCTCGCTGTTCGTCGAGGACGTCACGCTCGAAACCGCCGACGGCGAGGAAGTCCCCCGACCGCTCGACGCGAGCAACGTCCGGGTGACCGCTCTCGACCTCGACGACGAGCGACGGGTCGAACGCCTGGAATCGGAGGCGGATACCGCATGAGCAACCATCAGAAGCGACTGTCAGTACCGAACTCCTGGCCAGTCGAGCGCAAGACCGAGACGTTCACGGTCGCGCCCGAGGGCCCGCACGGCGAGGCAGGGGTCCCCCTGCTCATCGTCCTGCGGGACGTTTTGGGCTACGTCGACAGCCGGAAGGAAGCACGGTACGCCCTCGAACAGGACCAGGTCCTGATCAACGGCGACCCCGAGCACGACGAGACGCGCCCGGTGGGGATGTTCGACATCCTCGCCTTCAGAGAGCGCGACGAGTACTACCGGGTGTTCCCCGGCCAGGGCGGACGCCTCGCCCTGACCGCGATCG belongs to Halococcoides cellulosivorans and includes:
- a CDS encoding 50S ribosomal protein L3, producing the protein MPQPNRPRKGSMGFSPRSRAASETPRFESWPDDDGQPSIQGFAGYKAGMTHVVMIEDRPDAPREGMETTVPVTVVETPPMRAVALRAYEETPYGLRPLTEVWTDEFHADLDRALDLPEGPAGGTEAQIRDAIESGDLGDLRVITHTVPEMLDGVPKNKPDVMETRLGGGTLEDRLEHGLELIEDGGEHGVNDVFRAGEYADIAGVTKGKGTQGPVKRWGVQKRKGKHARQGWRRRIGNLGPWNPSRVRSTVPQQGQMGYHQRTELNKRLIDIDEEGVTPDGGFVNYGEVEGSYTLVKGSVPGPQSRLVRLRPAVRPTDQPRLDPEVRYVSTESNQG
- a CDS encoding ribonuclease P protein component 1, whose protein sequence is MALTPATLPRHELTGLPARVRAAADEGRVGTTGRITAETTATLTIATSERALQVPKRGTTFAIGVPRDGDHRRAAIDAADAEWVAVSGDRLIARPARRTEHRGDSTWR
- the rpmC gene encoding 50S ribosomal protein L29, coding for MSIVHPTELRDMTPAEREAELEDLQTELMNSEAVKATGGQPENPGRISELRKAIARIKTIQREEGDLD
- a CDS encoding 50S ribosomal protein L2, with amino-acid sequence MGRPTQGQRRGRGSSTFRAPSHRYKANLEHHETTDEETISGEVVDIEHDPARSAPIAVVEFDDGGDEPDQRMVLVPEGVGVGDELQIGISAAVEPGNTMPLSEIPEGVPICNVESNPGDGGVFARASGVNARLMAHDRNVAVVQLPSDEVKRLDPDCRATIGVVAGGGRTDKPMVKAGNKYHKMAARGTKWPSVSGVAMNAIDHPFGGGGRQHPGRPKSVSRNAPPGQKVGDISSRRTGRGGDDE
- a CDS encoding 30S ribosomal protein S17 — translated: MALGLNVDRPDATCDDDNCPFHGTLSVRGQTIEGTVASTDMDKTVIVEREYDVGVPKYDRLMKRRSRVPAHAPECLDLSEGATVTIAECRPLSKTKSHVVVDVAEASDEPGGAD
- a CDS encoding 50S ribosomal protein L22 codes for the protein MGISYSVDVDPDRTAKAMLRERQVSHKHSKAIAREIKGRTAGDALDYLDSVIEGERSVPFKSHNTGVGHRSDIEGWDAGRYPEKAAGAFVDLLENAVGNADHQGFDGESMTIAHVAAHKVGESEGRKPRAMGRASPWNTPEVDVELILEAPEGDA
- the rpl4p gene encoding 50S ribosomal protein L4, translated to MQVPVRDLDGEAEGERELPEAFETPVRPELIRRAVHAAQANRTQDYGTDEYAGLRTPAESFGSGRGQAHVPRQNGVGKRVPHATGGRASHGPTTDTDRTKSINDKERKLAVRSAVAATADPELVEERGHVFDDDIDLPIVLDDEFEDLEKTQDALAAFEALGLAGDVERADETSVKAGRGTTRGRGRRRPTAVLVVTSEEPSRAARNLAGVDVTTGREVDAEDLAPGGQPGRLTVWTQSALEEVAER
- a CDS encoding putative RNA uridine N3 methyltransferase, whose amino-acid sequence is MTLSLLVPSSLTREAPDKREATRKIGTVARTAVIFGVDRITVYPDPDGDAARGGGFVATVLAYAATPPYLRKDVWDRRDELEQVGVLPPLRVGTRTGSGSDDSGSLRQGLVTEVGSDGRVRVNCGLQHPISLPVPGDRSVRKGERVTVRISSRRPVRAKIVDHDPPGYSVDRADLDTALDRADSGLRVAASRHGVATTTGRLDRLVGAIADRGGLTVAFGAPERGLPAILGRDPPAAEWPADLESGSDGDRFDLWLNTIPDQGSEVVRTEEAAIATLACLTLTE
- the rplX gene encoding 50S ribosomal protein L24; the encoded protein is MTEQPHKQRKRQANASLHERHAQVRSTLTGDLREEYGQRSVRVNEGDTVEVMRGDYAGETGEVVNVDLKDASLFVEDVTLETADGEEVPRPLDASNVRVTALDLDDERRVERLESEADTA
- a CDS encoding 30S ribosomal protein S3, yielding MADELQFIEDGLQRTQIDEFFEDELGRAGYGGMDVAKTPMGTQIVLRAEKPGMVIGKGGKNIRKITTELENRFGLEDPQVDVQEVDEPDLNAKIVADRLANALERGWYFRKAGHTTIDRIMDAGAKGAEIVLSGKVTGARSRVEKFNRGYIKHNGEPAQEIVDHGQGVAVMKLGTIGVDVKIIPPEAELPDDFEVYDDIDVSEYVEDVEEGSVEELLAGEPEEGPEGDAADDLVEADDAAEAEEADVDEADDAPDEEAIETPDPDAVEEELDDLDEETEADAEELLDEMDEQSDEDSEGDDE
- a CDS encoding RDD family protein, with the translated sequence MPDTDDEYLQDRLLAAGVDALVAGGVLVFAIGFFYAINQLLGAVLLGALSPESYASESAEIEAFATIIGATVVMSAVLAVIKWVTLTVLWVGYYAGAPILAGQTLGKELFDLRAVSSDGTAMTLRQSVTRTAVLLVPLPVVIVLAGLLGGIPVINWLFDPMALALIGAWGLVEIVVLVGRDDYRRLGDRLAGTRVVREKSHPEN
- a CDS encoding 50S ribosomal protein L14; the protein is MEALNADVTQGLEKGSIINCADNTGARELKVISVANYGGTKNRHPKAGLGDKITVSVTKGTPEMRRQVLEAVVIRQRKPVRRPDGTRVKYEDNAAVIVDENDDPRGNEIKGPVAREVAERFGAIGSTATMIV
- a CDS encoding 50S ribosomal protein L23, which produces MTDPIDIIEHPTVTEKAMDKMDFENKLQFIVDIDAAKPEIRDAIEEQFDVSVTSVNTQVTMDGTKKAEVTLSASDDAEEVASRIGVF
- a CDS encoding 30S ribosomal protein S19 — encoded protein: MSSSDYQIGHEGEFTYRGYTVDELQEMSVDEVAELLPARQRRTIERGLSYEKEQLLEAAREAGEEETANDPIRTHLRDMPILPDFIGITFAVHTGQAFERVKVEPEMLGHYLGEFQLTRTSVEHGQAGIGATRSSKFVPLK